The DNA sequence CGATCTCGAAGGCGGTGCCTGACTCAATCGCATCGTCCACGACCTTTTGCACCTGCTCACGGTCCTCGGGATGGATGGAATTCAGGAAGAGTTCGTAGCTGGCCTCGGACCTTTCCGCTTCATAGCCGAAGAGCCTATAGGCCTGCTCGGACCATGAGGCTTCGCCTTTGATAAGGTCCCATTGGAATATGCCCAGCTTGCCGGCCTTCAGGGCCAGCTGCAGCTGATCCGTTTTCTCATGCAGGCTGGCTTCACTGGCCTTCAGTTTTTCCGTGAGCTCGAACTGATCGTGAACGTCGGTATTGGTTCCGAACCATTGAATGATGGTGCCATTGGAATCCTTGAGCGGGAAAGCGCGCGTCAGGAACCAGCGGTACTGGCCGTCACGCGCCTTCAAAGGAAAGGTCATATCGAACGCAGTGCCGGTTGCGATCGCAGAGTTCCAGCGTTCCATGACTTCAGGCAGATACTCGGGGTCGTGCATACTCTGCCAGCCCCAGCCCAGCATCTGGTCCAGCGTCGTGCCGCTGTATTCGAACCAGCGCCGGTTGTACCAGACGATGTCACCATTGGGCTGCGCGATCCACGCAAGCTGCGTCATGGACTCTGCGAGCTCGCGGATACGATTTTCAGCTTCTCTTTGCGCGGTGATATCCCGAATCGTCAGCACACCGGCGATGATGCGGCCGCTGTCATCAATGACGGGAGAACCGCCGTATGAGGCCATCCAGGTGCGGAACGGAGTTTCAACCCAGACTTCAAAATTGTTGAAACGCTCACCCCGCGCAAGCCGGCGGATGGGCCAGTCGGCAAAATCGATCGACTGAAAATCGAGGGTCTTCAGCTGAAACGAAGGCTTGTAGTCTTCAGCGGCCGCGATGATATCATCACGAGTCGGAAATCCATGCATCTTCAAGGCTTCTTCATTCATCTCCACGATCTGGCCGGATTCATCGGCGATAACCACGCCCTCAGTCAGAGCCGAGATCACGTTCTTATAGAGTCGCGCGGCTTCCAGAATTTCCTTCTGACGTTCCGCGAGTTCCATCTCGACTTCTTTTTGCCTGCTGATATCGACGTTGATCCCGACAAAGCTGACGGCATGGCCCTGAGCGTCACGAATCAGCTCGCCGCGCCCCACCACCCAGCGTATGGACCCATCCGGTCTTACGATGCGAAACTCGACATGGAAATCATCCTGTCCATCTATCGTCGCCTGAATGCCATTCTGCACGCGCTCCCTGTCATCGGGATGAATACGCTTGAAAAAGCCTTCGTAGGTCTTTTCAAAGCTCCCCGCTTGAAGGCCGTAGATCGCCTCCAGTTCAGGGGTCCATTCAAGTTTGCGCCCCAGATCCCATTCGAACGCTCCGAGCTGTCCCGCTTTCTGCGCGAGGCTCAGGCGTTTCAGAGTGCGTTCCAACTCCAGCGCGGCCTTTTTGCTTTCATGGATATCGGTCGAGGTTCCAAACCAGGATCTTATCTTCCCCTCTTCAAATATTGGGAACGCGCGACTGATGAACCAACGGTACTGGCCGACCTTGCTGCGCAGGCGGAACTCCAGTTCAAAAACGCTTTCCGTCTTCCGCGCCTTGTCCCATGCGCTATGGACAAGGTCCCGATCGTCGGGGTGTATGAAATCATCGCTGCTCCGATAGGCGGCCTTGTCCGCGCCGTCCCCGGTGTAGCCGTACCATTGCTCATTCAGGAAGCTGACATGACCCTTGTCATCCGACACGAAAACAATCTGCGGCATGGAATCGGCCAGGGCCCGGAAAAGTCCCTCGCTGCGCCTCAGGGCGGTGATGTCGATGAAGGTGGCGACCAGTCCATCCCGCCGATGCTCGTGATTGACATAAGGCGTGATGCGGAGTAGAAAAACGGCATGACCCGGCATGAAAATCTCAAATTCCGTATTCCCTTGCTCCTTGAGATCCTGAGGTGCAGGGAACTTCGGCATGTGCTCGGCGCGATGCGTCAGATCATAGATCGAGCGGCCGAGGTCGCGGTCCTTGATGTTGTATATCTGTGTGACAGCAGGCGTGAAACTTTTGATATGAAGATTTTCATCCAAGAACAGCGTCGCGATCTGGGTGCTGGCCAAAAGATTCTCCAGATCGGTATTGGCCTTTTGCAGAGCGTCATTGACGTTTTGGATATCCTCCTTGGAAGCTTCCAGCTCCTCGTTGGCGCTCTGCAGCTCCTCATTCATCGACAGCAGTTCTTCGTTCGATGATTTCAATTCTTCATTGGACGCTTCCAGATCCTGGATGGTCCGATCCAGCTGCTCGCGCGTCGCGGCCAGCTCGGTTTCCAGCTGTTCGACGAAGGCCGTGTTCGCAGGGTGGGGATCAAAGCCTTTCGCTGACGGTTCGCCCTCGCTGATCAGCCCGAGGTAGCGGAACACGACCATGTAGAGGGCGATATCCTCGCCCAATTGCGGCATCGGCTGGACGACGAGTCCAACCCGCTGCATCGCACCGTCGATTTTCAGGGTCGCCGATTCATGCTGGAAGATGCGCTTTTCGGTCTTGGCCTGCGCAAAAATCGTGCGCAGCGCCACACGCAGATTCGGATGAACGACTTTCAGAATATTGTTCTGAAAAGAGCCCTCCGATAGTTCGAAATACGGCGTGAGGCCGGAGGACACGCTCAAGATCTGACCTTCATCATTGACGATCGCGTACTTCGGCGTGAACTCGTCCAGAATGATTCTTTGGCCAACGAGATTCAGATCGGTTTCTATCGTTTTCACAGGTTCCTGGTGGTGTGAAGGGTAAGTCGTGACTGAGCCCGAAAAATGCGACAAGGTTTTGATAGCGGTGACTTTCCGCTGGGCGATGCGATGCTTGACGCTGATCGTGCGGAATAGCTCTTTATGCGTGCTGAGCGATTCGCTATTGCCAAGAAAAAGGTAAGCACCGGGTTTCAAGGCGTAGTGAAACACAGGGATCAGCTTTTTCTGCAGATGCAGGCCGAGATAGATCAAAACATTGCGGCAGGAAATCAGATCAAGCTGCGAGAACGGGGGATCGTTGATCAGATTATGAACCGAGAAAAGACACAGCTCCCGCACATCCTTGACGATGTGATAACGGCCGCCCTTGCGAATGAAATATTTCGCGAGGATATCCTGGGACAGGCCGCTGACCGCGCTCTGTGAATAGGCGCCGCGACGCGCGACGGCCAGGGCATGCTCGTCGATATCGGTGGCTATGATCTGAATGTCAGGGGCGTTCTCGCATCCTGCCAGCACTTCCTTCATCAAGATAGCCAGCGAATAGGCCTCCTCGCCGGTCGAGCAGCCGGCGACCCAGATGCGAAACTTATGATCCTTCGAACGGGCCCTGAGGGCTTTGACTATGACTTCCTCACGAAGGGCCTGAAAGGCTTCCGCATCGCGAAAAAAACTGGTGACGTTGATCAGCAGTTCTTTAAAGAGGGCCTCCGCCTCCTGCGGCTGGTCTTTCAGCATATCCACATAGGCATCAACCGAGCTTATCTGCAGGACCTGCATGCGCCGTTGGATGCGGCGGACGAGAGTGCTGGTCTTGTAGTGTTTGAAATCATGCCTGGTGGCCCGGTGCAGAATCTCGCAGATGGGGATCAGTGCAGCCGCGATATGTTCCTTGAAAAGCTCAGGACCCTCGCGCGCTGACACCCGGGCCAGATAAGTGGAATAGGCATTCAGGATTTCCGGCATGCGGGCGGGTTCCAGCACATGGTCGATGAGTCCGCTCGCTATTGCATTCTGCGGCATGGCCTTATGCTCGGCGGAATCCACATCCTGAGCCATCGTCATGCCATTCGACTGGCTGATATGGATGAGCCCCTGCGAACCATCGGCTCCCTCGCCGGACAGAACAATCCCGATCGCACGATGCGCAACGCTTCTGGCCAGGGCCCGGAAAGCCTCATCAATGACAGCCTGCCTGTTATCGCGTGACGGAGCAGGTCGGATATCAAAGGCCCCGTTCTTAATCGCGATGTACGAATGCGGAGGCGCCAGAAACAGAAATCCGGGCTGCAGCGGCTCGCCTTTGACGATTTCCCGAACAGGAAACCGTGACGTCTGAGCCAGGACTTCCTGGGCCAACTCCTTGCCGCTGCCGTCAATATGCATGACCAATATCAAAGCAAAGCGCTGGGGATCCATGGGAGCGCCCTGAAAAAACTGTCGAATCGCAGCAAGACCGCCGGCCGAAGCGCCCAGGACGACCACTACAAAATCCTTGGTTTCGCGCGGGCTCTTCACTGAATGAGGCATGAGCTGTGACAAAAATTTCGACTCTCTTTTTAAGTTCGTCCTAGGCTGCTCATATTTATCAAAAATCTGCAGCTTTTTATACGTCCAAGAAAAACCGAAGGCATCGCCTATACATCCGTGCATAGTTTCGTAAAACCGAAGAACAGCTGACCAGAGCCGGGAAACCACAGGGTGAAGGCATGGACCTACAGCTCATTGCGATCAGTCGATGTCTTCCATCGCTTCGTCGGGTCGAGTTTGAGATGACTGGCTATCCAGCCAGAATCACGTTTGTTTTCACCAAAACGGACAACTTTTTTGGCAAAATGCTTCTTGGTGGAAGCCAGGCATCCTGATAGTCACTGCTCTTCGCGATAAGGAGCCTTTATGCTGTCACGCCTGGTTTGCGTTTTCATTCTGCTATTTTTCTCGTTTGAGCACTTACAGGCGGCCGCCGCAAGGCGGAGTGACCTTTATCAAATGTCTCTGACAGATCAGGCCGGCTGGGTCAGCCTTTCCAAGGAAAGCACAGGACTCGTTCAGGGCGGCCGATCGCTGAAATTTCTGATCGACCAGCGCAATCGCAACCAACCGCGGGTTTACTTCATGAACAGCAACTTCGCCGGTCGCTGCCGCCTGGCCGAAGCCTGCTCCCGCTATCACTATGATTTCGCGGTCGAAGCTCTGCGTTATGCTTCTGACCTGGACACGTTCAATGCCCAGACTTATTTCACCCGGAGCAAGGACTTCGTCGCAGGCGTTCTGCAGAGCTATGTCTTGAAAGATCGCGGTCCTGTGATCGGAATTCAGCTCTATCCGCAGGATATGGCCCAGGAAGAGGATATCGTAAACCTTGCGCGCATCCTGAAAGCAGTCGTCCGCATTCCCGGTCAAAAGCTGGCCTTTGTCGCCACAGGCGATCAGCAGAGCACAGGCACCGTGGAAAATGACCTCGCTGCAGCCGGCATCCTGAATCTGTCGCTGAACGCGATTCTCGGCGACATCAGCTATATTCCCCTGCATACCGGCGAAGCCTATGGATATCTGCGCCTTTTCCCCAGCAACCAGGACGATCTTCTGCCGACTGATATTCCCGTCTTTGATGAACTGCCGCTCGATCTTTCCGTGGTGGCTGCCACCATCACCAAGGCCTATCAGGACACCAATTCGCACATCAATCTGAAATCGAAGGAACGCAATACACCGAACATGGTTCTGCGTGATGCCGGTCCTGAGCAGCGCGATCTGAAACGCTGGCTCGATCAACCGGTTCGTCTGGTGGTCACGACGCAAGGCTTCTCGATCACGGCCAGCACGGATGCGGAAGTGCAGGCCCGCTATGCTGCCAAAATCAAAAAACCCTGGTTGGCATTGAAGTGGCAAAGCACGAGTTCCCTCTCCAGCTTTGAGAGCATCTGCCCGGGTCGCGCCGCAAACTGCCTGAAGGCCAGTGAACTCTTCGGCAGCAAGGCCGCCAACCTCGGCTTTTTGAAAGAAGTCTTCCGCGATCGAACTCTGCCCGGCGCCGAAGCTTTGAGCTATGATCCGGTTCCGCTGGGTTTCGCTGTGCCCCTTCAGTTTTACAAAGACTTCATGGATCTGCCTTCCAACGCCGCTTTGAAGGAAAAATTAAGCGCCTTCATCGAGCTGGAAAAATCCGGGTTGATGAGCAGCCGCGATCGCAGCACCCAGGCCGAAGAGATTCGTCAGCTGATTCTGAATGCAGAGCTTCCCGCCCAGAATCTTGAGTCGATCCTGAACCAGGCGCGCACCCAGGCTCCTGAGATCGATAAGTGGAAACTCCGCTCCAGCGCCAACGCCGAGGATATTGATGGTTTCGACGGCGCGGGCCTGCACGATAGCTATTCGGCCAAGGTTTCGACCAAGGATAACGCGGAACACAGCTGCAAGCTCGTTCTGGATGATGATCCCGAGCCGGGTGAACTGCCGAAGATGAAGGTCAAACCGAAGACTTTCGCCTGTGCGATCAAAGGCGTCTATGCCTCGCTCTGGAACAAGCGCGCGATTGAAGA is a window from the Oligoflexus sp. genome containing:
- a CDS encoding PAS domain S-box protein; the protein is MSQLMPHSVKSPRETKDFVVVVLGASAGGLAAIRQFFQGAPMDPQRFALILVMHIDGSGKELAQEVLAQTSRFPVREIVKGEPLQPGFLFLAPPHSYIAIKNGAFDIRPAPSRDNRQAVIDEAFRALARSVAHRAIGIVLSGEGADGSQGLIHISQSNGMTMAQDVDSAEHKAMPQNAIASGLIDHVLEPARMPEILNAYSTYLARVSAREGPELFKEHIAAALIPICEILHRATRHDFKHYKTSTLVRRIQRRMQVLQISSVDAYVDMLKDQPQEAEALFKELLINVTSFFRDAEAFQALREEVIVKALRARSKDHKFRIWVAGCSTGEEAYSLAILMKEVLAGCENAPDIQIIATDIDEHALAVARRGAYSQSAVSGLSQDILAKYFIRKGGRYHIVKDVRELCLFSVHNLINDPPFSQLDLISCRNVLIYLGLHLQKKLIPVFHYALKPGAYLFLGNSESLSTHKELFRTISVKHRIAQRKVTAIKTLSHFSGSVTTYPSHHQEPVKTIETDLNLVGQRIILDEFTPKYAIVNDEGQILSVSSGLTPYFELSEGSFQNNILKVVHPNLRVALRTIFAQAKTEKRIFQHESATLKIDGAMQRVGLVVQPMPQLGEDIALYMVVFRYLGLISEGEPSAKGFDPHPANTAFVEQLETELAATREQLDRTIQDLEASNEELKSSNEELLSMNEELQSANEELEASKEDIQNVNDALQKANTDLENLLASTQIATLFLDENLHIKSFTPAVTQIYNIKDRDLGRSIYDLTHRAEHMPKFPAPQDLKEQGNTEFEIFMPGHAVFLLRITPYVNHEHRRDGLVATFIDITALRRSEGLFRALADSMPQIVFVSDDKGHVSFLNEQWYGYTGDGADKAAYRSSDDFIHPDDRDLVHSAWDKARKTESVFELEFRLRSKVGQYRWFISRAFPIFEEGKIRSWFGTSTDIHESKKAALELERTLKRLSLAQKAGQLGAFEWDLGRKLEWTPELEAIYGLQAGSFEKTYEGFFKRIHPDDRERVQNGIQATIDGQDDFHVEFRIVRPDGSIRWVVGRGELIRDAQGHAVSFVGINVDISRQKEVEMELAERQKEILEAARLYKNVISALTEGVVIADESGQIVEMNEEALKMHGFPTRDDIIAAAEDYKPSFQLKTLDFQSIDFADWPIRRLARGERFNNFEVWVETPFRTWMASYGGSPVIDDSGRIIAGVLTIRDITAQREAENRIRELAESMTQLAWIAQPNGDIVWYNRRWFEYSGTTLDQMLGWGWQSMHDPEYLPEVMERWNSAIATGTAFDMTFPLKARDGQYRWFLTRAFPLKDSNGTIIQWFGTNTDVHDQFELTEKLKASEASLHEKTDQLQLALKAGKLGIFQWDLIKGEASWSEQAYRLFGYEAERSEASYELFLNSIHPEDREQVQKVVDDAIESGTAFEIEFRTHPSRGKVRWLLENGLVSRDAAHGPLYVLGTIHDISARKLAQIEFERRVDVSPAILWITEKDGSCSYLSQQWYAFTGQTPEEALGFGWLAATHPDDKERTGELFRRANARGEPFYTEYRLRTRDGSYRWAIDAGNPRFDAEGQFLGYAGSVFDIHDRIVAEEDVKTSEQRLRSLVMVVTSVPWTSDVAGRFIARQESWELYTGQDFEASQGFGWHAMIHPEDRDRLIAAWARAVREASIFDAVGRVWNAAKQQHRYFQMRAVPLVDAEGAIKEWVGALTDVHEERESHLRAELLASVVNASNDFIGLFTPDMQGVWLNQAGRTMVGLEERAVTESRVLSFFPESEHSKIWDEVLPAVQQKGSWEGELHFQHKVTGALIPVIYNMFPIHDPKTKGIIFYASVTRDITERKAAEESMKNQRQILQTITDNAASCLFMMDSQGHPTFMNPAARRLTGYDSLSEIADRPLHYAVHWKKPDGSHYPMEECPIDNAQVQRKFIYNQEEIFTDKFGRLFPVEYSVSPLEKDGDIVGSVLEFRDVSEQKKVMEELELSRRNYKLLFESTPIPMWIFAADSRRIVDVNEAAMRHYGYTKDEFLSMPVDQLFAEDFSLFLDKTRASTDFDRPLHYSAVFTQLKKDRTPIQVELASSSLILGSESCFIVAAHDVTEKVRIESEQRQWQITLEKAKLAAEAANLAKSSFLANMSHEIRTPLGAILGFTELLKDPVTDDEEKQEYLEVITRNGEQLTAIIDDILDLSKVEAGHLKLQLSEVSPQALMKDIHALLNVKAKTKGIEIEASFDSSVPLIISTDQTRFRQVLINIIGNGIKFTEQGHVRTRVRYETKEQGSYLVLEVSDSGVGIDAVHQSRLFQPFSQADESTTRRFGGTGLGLSLSRRLAEALGGTVELLRSEPGQGSCFGIVIEDKGSKKSGIHSEKQ
- a CDS encoding PEP/pyruvate-binding domain-containing protein; amino-acid sequence: MLSRLVCVFILLFFSFEHLQAAAARRSDLYQMSLTDQAGWVSLSKESTGLVQGGRSLKFLIDQRNRNQPRVYFMNSNFAGRCRLAEACSRYHYDFAVEALRYASDLDTFNAQTYFTRSKDFVAGVLQSYVLKDRGPVIGIQLYPQDMAQEEDIVNLARILKAVVRIPGQKLAFVATGDQQSTGTVENDLAAAGILNLSLNAILGDISYIPLHTGEAYGYLRLFPSNQDDLLPTDIPVFDELPLDLSVVAATITKAYQDTNSHINLKSKERNTPNMVLRDAGPEQRDLKRWLDQPVRLVVTTQGFSITASTDAEVQARYAAKIKKPWLALKWQSTSSLSSFESICPGRAANCLKASELFGSKAANLGFLKEVFRDRTLPGAEALSYDPVPLGFAVPLQFYKDFMDLPSNAALKEKLSAFIELEKSGLMSSRDRSTQAEEIRQLILNAELPAQNLESILNQARTQAPEIDKWKLRSSANAEDIDGFDGAGLHDSYSAKVSTKDNAEHSCKLVLDDDPEPGELPKMKVKPKTFACAIKGVYASLWNKRAIEERNFARIDHASIAMGLAILPSYDTESPVVANSVVVTRVINSRDVYGYTLSIQKDNNTVTNPLPGSWSEQTIYAVSGYDEPPSLTTLRFAKPLPESPVMTTTVLPRETTIQMALMARKVEEAYCRARGRSYYPKSCRTVSWDAEKPKSLDMEMKFLQNGEFVLKQVREFGGR